tattttttatttgaattttttccCTTTATTTGTTCACCTTAGTTTTTTGACTTTGTTTTATTCCAAGGCTAGGAGTATCCACGAGTTGGTCGTGATAACCGCCATGAGCATGGTAAACCTTCCTTCAAGAAACATTGCTAAGCCATGTAGATAAGCACAACCATGGTACACAACAACTGTGACAATTCAAAGGCTCCAACAAAGAACACAAGCCATGTGGGAAAGCACGACCATGGCCCATAACGGCCTTACCCCAAAAAAAAAGCTAGCAAGCTCCATGGCCAAGATGTGTTATTTGACACATCCATGCTGACTTGATGCAGCTAACTTTGAGATACCATAATTTTTTACTCGGGATGAACTATGGGGCCCACAACCTATCAAATCGAAGCATCGTTCAACAATCTAAAATGTGAAACCTATAATTACCTAGTCTTAGgcccaaaaaatattatttaaagtcTTTTTAGATACTCATACATACTTGAGAACTTTAGAAGGAAAGGTTCAAGCTCACATGCGAAAGGGAAGAGCACATCATCCTGAAGGGGATGCCTTTTTAGAGATCCGCACATCCATTGACATCATTATTGACAGGAAGAAGATCTAAGCCAATAGATGAATGACTTGTAAACTTGACATTCATCACTTGGTAAGCTTCCTAACTTCCCTTTTTTGTGTGTCCTCCATAATAGATTTTATTATCAATGAAGACAATGCTTTATTCAAGTCTAGCGTGTTTAGTTAGTTTAGTTAGTTTGCAAAATATGTTCATGAGCATATTTTGCATATTTACATCACTTTTGTATTGTTTTTACTCTTTTAATTTGAAGACCTGCTCTTTATACATTTTTATTGACAAGACGTGAATTCAAAGCCTAATTGAAGTCAAGAGGCCTTGGAGTGTGAATTCCAGCATGGTACATGGTCTGGCCATGTCCCTTGACACGACAGTGCACCGCCTTTGGAGTTAGGCaagcaatggaacaacatttgAACCACTAGCACTGAACACGGGCAAGTTGTGCCAGGGGCACGATCGTGCTTCTTGCTATTGCTCGACGAGAAGGGTTCCAATAGTCAACATGACCAGGTCATGTTTCCCAACACGATCAGGTCATGCTTCCCAACACGGCCATGGTCTGGTGGTAGCATTtcctttttttatgaaaaatttatattttaggaAAGAGTCCCCAACTTTTTAAGAAAGTTTGTTAATTCTTGGTatatgatgcggtgatgatgaagggTCCCACCTCGCTGCCACAGTGGAGGTCAAAGGAGGTTAGAGTCCAGACGGTCAACGAGTGGACGACATCTGCCGATCAGGCGAAACATGGCCCGATCGGGGAGAAAGCCCCGACCCATCATCGACTTCGACACGGGGAGCATTcaaaccgacgctcaagggagaacAACACGCATAAGATGAGCCGAGCGACTGTCCCGCTCGGCCAGCCAGCGAGGCCTAGCCTCGACAGAGTTCAACTtcggtcgagcggctaccccactcAACCTGACAGTAAACTCAACATCAGCCGCAGTGCCGGACCTGTGATTTTGGGGCCTGAGGCGAGCACAAAAAATGATGCCCTCAAAATTTGACATTCATATATTTTTCAATCAATGTAAATATAACAATATTTTTAATTCTAGAAATagaagataaaaaaatatatcatccAAAATAATATGTCACaagcaaatattaataaaatcaaaatgatcaaaacaaaatataaaattcatcttCCAAACCAATGTATGTCACTTGAATATTGCTCGCCTCTTAGTTTTAGAAGTGAAAGTATTGATTAAATGGGGGAAGGGGAGGCCAAGCCGTCAAGGTGAGCGGAAGAAGGTGAATTTGTTGAGTCGTCGATGGGAGCAATAGCAATGACGCAGAGCCGTAGAGGTACAGCTGATGGCGAAATGGCGGAGGCGGCTTGCAGCACTTCTACCGTTGCAGAGGGGGAACATGATGTGGTATACAGAGAGGAGAAGCAAGAGTGTTTAGGGcaagaaaaagaataaataaataaataaataaaagtatatatatatatatatatatatatatataaaatctacTGCGCGATGCGCACAGTTGCGAACTGTGCACGTTGCACAGtaaatcaaatttcattatttttttttttaaattttgaattaaaaaataattaaaaaatatttttttaaaattttatttgtagaGTTCAGACTTCCTTATTggatgataatttttaaattaaatttttttttaaagattttacctctaggttcaggtttttcaattagattatagtatttagttaaaagaaaaattaaaaataaaataaatttaagtatttacggagTATTGTAGTATGTTGAGGGGgtatattaatgtattagggatttataaaaggaaatattgattttttttaatcaaaatttctttatttttaaaattttttaaataaattattttttaagatttattttctagggttcagacttctcaattgagttataatttttaaactaattttctttttttaaattttacctaTAGTATTCAACCTTCCTaattggattatagtatttaattaaaaggaaaattaaaaataaaataaatttaagtatttacagagtattgtaatgtgtttaggggatatatctatatattaagattttatataaagaaatcaaaatctttaaaataaaataatttaaaaaaaaagaagagaaagttGATATGTTGCGCGATGCGCACAGTAGTGTCGCGCAACATATCACaactctcatatatatatatatatattatttttaaaattttggtgcCCCTAAAATTTATGGGCCCGAGGCACTTGCCTCACAATTTACATTAAAGGTCCGGGCCTGATCAGCCAAGCACGCGAACAGTggacttccggccgagcggctatcccgctcggtccAACAACAAAGCACATGGACAGTGGATTTCTGGCCGAGTGGCTATCCCGCTCAGCCTAGCAACAGAACATGTGGACAGTGGAATTCTGGCTGAGCGGTTATCCCACTCGACCCAGCAATCGGAAACACAAGGACGACAGTATTCCGACCGAGCGACTGTTCCGCTCGACCAAGCAATAGACAACATGCTATCTTTTGACATTCTTTTGGGAGCTAGCGCCTTTGACAGGCGACATGGTCaaacagaggatcgtacggtagAAACTTATACTGTCACTTCAGAatatgctcggcctgttaaggtGCTGTGTCAGAGATATTTTACTGATGAGTATTTTCAGGGAAAACTTGGGGACGCATGCCCACCTTGGGAAGCGTACATGCACGCTAcatgagctctatataaagggggtccaagcatagACAGAGGTATGCATTACATGCGATATtttactgttgcgctacagtcttcttgttgctccacttattgtttcttcttcttcgtcggagactgacttgagcatcagagggccatcgtcggggaccccttccctggctcggcactgacgtcagTTGTGTTGCAGGTCGGAGTGAAGTCCACAGGATGTCAGCAGGAGTGCCACATCCcagcatccatctcatcgactttcggacaggatcagtatctTTGGAGGATATAAAAAGACCAAGAGGGGCATTTATTTAAGACATCTGGGGATCAAAGGATTCTCTCGTTTTCATCAAAGGTTTCCCCATGACAAGGAACGCTAAGAGAGAGTCGTATAAGGACCCATCGATATTCCATCCACCGAAGAGCTTGGAGATCAATTTGATGACAACTACGGACACCATGACTaagctttctctctcttttctctttgacTAGAGTTGTAGAATAATTCTTTTCATGTCTTTGCCTTGTATCTCCATCTCCATGGAGTAGTGTGTCTTAATTCTAGGATAAGGGAGTAGTCCAATATAATCATTGACACTTGTTTTATTTAATTCAACTTTTTTTATCACATGACGTTGTTGATTTATGATCCGGCTATAATATGGATACATGACTACGAGACTAACATGTGTTTTCATACCATACAGGTGCAGGGAAGGACCGAGGGGTAAATCCAAATCTCCAACCCCTAAAGTTTGAGGCCGAGGGGTTGTTCATGAAAGTAGTTCAAAATCCTATGAGGGCACAACTGGCTATCATAGACCTTAATGAGAATATCCCGATTTAACATCACAAAGTATGAGATAACACCTAGAGGATCATGGAGTATCGTGTCGGGAGCCTTCCTAAGAAAGCAGTCACTCTAGTAAAGTTATCCTGAAAGTGGGTGATTTGTTTGGGTAGAAACCTTGGTATTATTCGAGAAAAGATATCAGAGACCTTGGGATAGACCACCTTCATAATTATCAAGTGGAGAGGTAAAAGAGTGAATAACAATTAGAGTGTTAATGATCATCATAGATAAATCGAAGTCCTAGAATTGCTTCCTCACATTAGTTTTTCCCCAcaactcttcttgttttcttagttcattttttttctcacACAATTTTCACGATTTCAATTGATTTAGATAGTTTGCTTCACAATTTGAATTTATACTCAATTTAACAATCAAGtggataatattttattacttaacgACAATCATACACTTACGATTTGCATACAtcattagtctaacttaaatcaTTTGACAAACACATCAAAACATATGCTTAAACTTGACCACTTAAGGTATGATTACACAAATAGTTTCCATAGGCACTCCACCAGGATCTTATCTTCTTGGATCATCCATTCCTTTTTCCTTGATGCATGCTCAATGCAAATGCAACCGAATTAGATCTAAGTATATTGATAAATCTATTGGTTTTTGACAAGAAAAATTTCCAAACCGCGCTAACAAGTATTCTTTTTAAATATTGATTGGATACATCTCCTAATGTATCCTCCCATATCCCACCCCCATCATTTAATTTTTCCATCCTGACCCACATCCAAATTGGCTCCAAGTTGACCCTTCCAACCTTATGacgtataataattatttttgccACTTAGTATGTGACCCCCCAAATTAAAATCCTAGATCCACCCATAGCTAAATCAATTGAGCAAATCACAGATTGGAATGCTCTCACTCTCTCCACCTCATATCAAAACCTTTTCCACTCTAAAAATGCCCCACGGGGTTGGAGCGGTTAGTGCGTAGAAGCTTGCCACTTGAGAGCGTGGGTTCTAATCGCGGGATAGTCAGAGCGTAATTCCCTGGTCCCTGTGCACCTCTTCCCACTGCGCACTAACTTCTCCagctaccgtgatttacctccctcgtgaagaCCTTGGGCGTGGTGCGGCGGGGGCGGTGGGAGCGAGCGATATCACCTTTTGCCACTTTTCCACTCTAAAAATTACCTATAAACCCTTGGCGATGATGGCTTTATTGTAGTGAAATGACCAATGATTTTGTTCTAGTGCTTGTTGGTGTAATCATGCTTTGAGTGAGATTATTAGTTCAATTATATCCTAAGTGGTTGTATTTGACTAAGATATTTTGATAtatttggcaaaaaaaaaagttaagttagattttccTATATTACTGATGTGTTGATGGAGTTTGCAAGAACTTGGTAGAATGAATATGGAGCTTGGGGAGCTTGTGACTCGATGATGAGTTGTGTTAGTTGACTTAGCCTAAACAAGTTCAAACTTGTTGGTTTCCATGAGGAAGTCAAGTGTATTGTTATTTGTGACAAGTATAGGCATAGCAGAAATATAAGAATTAAGCATATGAATCGAGCTTAGCCGTAGACTATGACTCGAGTCCTATTGTCCAAGGTTTCATTCAAGCCACTTGGTAATCTAGCCCTAACTAGCTAAATACATCATCCATCGATGATGCTACCCAACGACTCACCCAAGATTACATTACACTTGTAATATCTCACAACTTTCTTACCTTCATATCTTCAACCTTGTCAATGTTTTTCTTTGCCCTCAAGTTTAACTTGCATTAGGCTTCAGTCTCTTCGATGCACCAAACCCTTCAAGCTTGTCTCAATATGCCATCCTTCACTATTCATCCATGGAATTCACCTCCTCTTGGGCTACCTTAGAGGTCACCTTGGAATTTTTTGTTTCCTTGAATTTGCCAAGCCATTCTTCTTCGATCACCTCCAACCCCCAACTCATTATAAGCCGCCAAACAATCAAATCAATAATGACTCCACAATCCTTGTCCCAGAGTGTACTTTATTAGGAATTTTCAATCCTTCATACGCTCCAAGTCATCTTCTTCGATCAACTTCAAATCTGCCTCATTATGAGCCTTTGAGCCATCAAGCATCATCACAGCTTAACCACGTCAAGACATAAGCTCTGTAAGCTCTATGTGACATTGCCATGTTTTTACAAACTTGTTACACACACTTAATTTAAACCTTTTACAAAACACATCATAACCTAGTCGAACCTGACTGTTTAAGAACATCATTGCACCAACATGTAATTTTTCAATAatcccatatatatatatttgtctaGACTCACTATGTCTGTCTATGAGATCACCTACTATTATAACATAATAGAAATATAACATATATTGGGCATACTATAAAATTGATTATTATATTCAATAGTCTCACTCTATATACTTGGTCAATTACTAAAAAATATTACAATTGAAATCTTTTACTATAATATATAAGACAGATTAAAAAATTATGAGATTGTAAATATAATATATTGCGCCAACGTCCCTAGGCATGAGGTTGTCATGATGCAATATGCAGCATGAAACCCTGCTCTCCATCATTTGAAGAACTTGCTGCAGTTTCCATGAGGCAGTTCAAATTTCCATCTCATCAGACATATCTTCACTTTCACCCTCTGAGCTATTTTCCCGTCAGGATATGATGCTCGTGAAAGTTCTTTTTGCCTGGTCGACGATATGAGAAGTTTTCCTTGCAGCACCTGCTACCATGGGTTTCAAAGGAAGGACTGAAAAGTTTGCCCTTTCCTCTATTAAGGCTGTTTCTGAATATGAATGGAAATCCTGACTGTCAGCAATCACAAACTGTAAGAAGTATATTAATCAACAATTCAAAATAAACTTACAAACTGTTTGTTGCCTAGCTATAGAACCAATCTGTCTGATTCCAGCTTCTGTAACTTGAACAGCTTGTGCAGATTTGTTGATACCATAAGCTATTTCTGTTAGAATTGCAATACATCATATACAAACTAAAGAATGTATCTATAACAGGATTTAACTTCTATCAATCTTTAAAGCACAATAGAAAACATTCATGAATCGCTGACCTGAATCCATTACTATGCTATGGCCTCTTGTCACCGTAGTATCCCGCAAGCGCAACGAATGTCTTCTATAAGATTGAGCCGACGAACACGTTCCTTCTCAATGGGGAAGAAGAAACTAGAAAAGGAGAGCAAGGTTCAGCATGCTCTAATAAACCTTATCTCTTCCCTTTTATACCTGACCCAACCTATGGGGACTATCCATCATAAAAGCCCATGTCTCATTAATAGCCCATCAATGTTAATGAATCAGGTTATTGGATCTACACATTAAATCCATATCCATTTAATCCAAATCCTCTTTATATGCTTGaagcattagatcacttaattgagTTTAGTTACTTTAATGGCAATTAGTTGTATGTGTATCAAGTGTAAGCCCAATCTTATGGAGATTAAGTCCACACATGTGGATTTAATCAtacaatctcccacttggacTATACTTGATTTCTTATACACCACGCAACCCCTAAGTTGAGCTCAACATGTCAAACTTTATAGGTTAAACACCTATTGTAATTTCTATTGGCCCATTGATTGGGATTGGAAGGCCAATAACTTTAATATAAATCAATAGAAATCCTTATGACAAACAGGGATTACATACTACCACAGAAGTTCAGAGACATGGAAATTCTTAGGAATGTCATGGTGCCGCGAACCAAATAGCTTGGGTAAGCGGAGTTATttatttgtttcccttttctttaataTCAATTTATGACACAAGGTAGGGATGATGTTGGTGGAAAAATTAAGTTACTCCTCACCTAAGTTGTAGTCTTTAGTTTTATATATATTATTGGTAAATAGACATATTACATATAAGCTCCAAGCACTTACATATTCTTGCATATTTCTCTAACAGTCTCCTTCCTCTAAAGATCTACTTGTTATAAACATATTCAACAAATATATTTGCAGAATGACATACATGGAAAAAGGATAGATCCAGCTTGAGATGTTCGTGGAATGATGCATGTGGACAGAGAATGATTGATCTGGATTAAGGTATCACAAAGAGAAAGAACTGATCTAGTTTAAGCTCCTTGGAATGACACATTTGGATGACACTATGTAGTCAGTTGAAAATGATGTTGCATGGAATACCATACACATAGGGGGCTCAGTCGATCACAATGATGTGTGCACACATAGAAGGGCTACAACTTATATTAACTCATGGAATCCTGAAAACACTTGATTGATGAATCAAAATCCATAGTTATTTAAGACGTGAAGCGCCTAAACGTACATACGTGCTATGAGGGCTAAGGCACACGATGCAAAGTGAGGTGTATGCTTGATCGAAGTAAGATATTCcgagtataaatttttataattcaaACATATAAAGAATTTCTGTCAAAATATTTTAGGAACAAAACTATAGTCCATAaaatattaaacaataatgtaaatataaaatttactaGCAAATAAATACGTTATACGcataattcaatttttttaaaaaaactttaaatatcTAAATCATCAAAAGCTTTATCACCTTCCTCAATCATATCATTTATATCATGACTAGATGGTTCAGATTTGTATAGCCGAATCTTCATTACTTTTCTCAAGGTTgatttcttcctcttcatctATAAGTTGACTAGTATAAGACCTTCTCTTAGTTCCTTTGGATGTAGTTGCCCTTACTTCttttaaggaaaatgaaactcaaGATCTAAAATTGTAGGCATCTTCACCAACTCCAGAAGCTCGTGCAACTTCACTCCAAGTCATATTGTCATCATTTTCTTCATAGCTATTATCATTCAATCCCCCCATCAACCATTCATTATTATCATCTATCTCATCTAAATAAATATGATCGATCATTCAATCCCTCCATTGACagtgtcatgcatatcatatcgaCGCCTCAAAGTCCTATTATACTTAATAAAAACTAAATCATTTAATATGTTtgcttctttttttcttttggaATGAAGCTTCACAcaaa
This window of the Zingiber officinale cultivar Zhangliang chromosome 3B, Zo_v1.1, whole genome shotgun sequence genome carries:
- the LOC122054695 gene encoding uncharacterized protein LOC122054695; translation: MRVSLARLADTAREEIPSTMAAILRLSGMEISDLTLELSDLRFGIVIKDARLSANLLHLVALKIAYGINKSAQAVQVTEAGIRQIGSIARQQTVSLIEERANFSVLPLKPMVAGAARKTSHIVDQAKRTFTSIIS